One region of Streptomyces rishiriensis genomic DNA includes:
- a CDS encoding intradiol ring-cleavage dioxygenase, whose amino-acid sequence MTGNHKDSTLTRRRALAVTGGTVAAGGLAVAGYQSAFADTAADAEASVSASATSTSTSSSCMTLMTSVTEGPYYLDGALVRKDITEGKSGVPLTLRLTVVDATDGCTPVSGAAVEIWHCDAWGYYSGYTTANPGGSAPAESEDGSTADDDTYLRGYQVANANGVVKFETIFPGWYTPRTCHIHLKVHTGGQKEDGTYEGGKVNYTGQLFFPDDIAEEIFTLEPYSRHSGSYTTLDNDMVYDGGGTASGLLTLKAVHKADPSKGYKGSITLGVDPDAENTGAGGGGGGTPPSGGAPTGTPPSGAPSASASS is encoded by the coding sequence ATGACGGGAAACCACAAGGACTCCACCCTCACCCGGCGCCGCGCCCTCGCGGTGACCGGCGGCACGGTCGCGGCCGGCGGGCTCGCCGTCGCCGGTTACCAGTCGGCGTTCGCCGACACGGCCGCCGATGCCGAGGCGAGCGTGTCGGCGTCCGCCACCTCGACCTCCACGAGCAGCAGCTGCATGACGCTGATGACGAGCGTCACGGAAGGCCCCTACTACCTCGATGGCGCCTTGGTGCGCAAGGACATCACCGAGGGCAAGAGCGGTGTGCCGCTGACCCTGCGTCTCACCGTCGTCGACGCCACCGACGGCTGTACGCCCGTCTCCGGAGCCGCTGTCGAGATCTGGCACTGCGACGCCTGGGGCTACTACTCCGGCTACACGACCGCCAACCCCGGCGGTTCGGCCCCGGCGGAGAGCGAGGACGGCTCCACCGCCGACGACGACACCTACCTGCGCGGTTACCAGGTCGCCAACGCCAACGGGGTCGTCAAGTTCGAGACGATCTTCCCGGGCTGGTACACCCCGCGCACCTGCCACATCCACCTCAAGGTGCACACGGGCGGCCAGAAGGAGGACGGCACCTACGAGGGCGGCAAGGTCAACTACACCGGCCAGCTCTTCTTCCCCGACGACATCGCCGAGGAGATCTTCACCCTGGAGCCCTACTCCCGGCACTCCGGCAGTTACACCACCCTCGACAACGACATGGTCTACGACGGCGGTGGCACCGCCAGCGGCCTGCTGACCCTGAAGGCTGTGCACAAGGCCGACCCCTCCAAGGGCTACAAGGGATCCATCACCCTGGGCGTCGACCCCGACGCCGAGAACACCGGAGCGGGCGGCGGGGGCGGCGGGACGCCCCCGAGCGGCGGCGCCCCGACGGGCACCCCGCCGAGCGGCGCCCCGTCGGCCTCCGCCTCCTCATAG
- a CDS encoding MFS transporter — MSKTRPARLLALAQLSNSVGDGAYYTTSALYFTRMIGLAPARVGLGLTLGWAVGSLAGVPLGRLADRRGTRGTAVLLALATGLAVASFTLVRGFVPFVLVACGYAAAQSGLAAARQALLAGLVPAGERTGLLARLQATLNAGLAVGAGLGGLALHAGTREAYLGVFVVDAVSFLLCASLLARLPRVAPGAVRARGSGLGVLRDRPYALVALLNTVLLLRMPLLSLVLPLWITERTGAPAWLVSALFVLNTAVVTAFQVRAARGVTGLASATRAVRRAGWVMGAACAVFALSAGASPWVAAGVLVLGSLLQVVAEMGQSAGSWQLSFDLAPADRVGEYQGLFGTGVTVARTLGPLVLTWLLVEWGTPGWLLLGGAMVAASYAMGPAARRAAAGRTTGPSVMSVPAS; from the coding sequence ATGTCGAAGACTCGCCCCGCGCGGCTGCTCGCGCTCGCCCAGTTGAGCAACTCGGTCGGGGACGGCGCGTACTACACGACGTCGGCCCTGTACTTCACCCGGATGATCGGTCTCGCCCCCGCGCGCGTGGGCCTGGGACTCACCCTCGGGTGGGCGGTCGGCTCGCTGGCCGGGGTGCCGCTGGGGCGACTCGCCGACCGGCGCGGGACACGCGGGACGGCGGTGCTGCTGGCCCTCGCGACGGGGCTCGCGGTGGCGTCCTTCACCCTCGTACGGGGCTTCGTGCCGTTCGTGCTCGTGGCGTGCGGGTACGCGGCCGCGCAGTCGGGGCTCGCGGCGGCCCGACAGGCCCTGCTGGCCGGGCTGGTGCCCGCCGGGGAACGGACGGGGCTGCTCGCACGGCTCCAGGCGACGCTGAACGCCGGTCTGGCGGTGGGCGCCGGGCTCGGCGGGCTCGCGCTGCACGCCGGGACGCGGGAGGCGTACCTCGGGGTGTTCGTGGTCGACGCGGTGAGCTTCCTGCTGTGCGCGTCGCTGCTCGCCCGGCTGCCCCGGGTGGCTCCCGGGGCCGTCCGGGCGCGCGGGAGCGGCCTGGGTGTGCTGCGGGACCGGCCGTACGCCCTGGTGGCGCTGCTGAACACCGTGCTGCTGCTGCGGATGCCGCTGCTGAGTCTGGTGCTGCCGCTGTGGATCACCGAGCGGACCGGGGCGCCCGCCTGGCTGGTCTCCGCGCTCTTCGTGCTCAACACGGCCGTGGTGACGGCGTTCCAGGTGCGGGCGGCGCGTGGCGTGACGGGGCTGGCGAGCGCCACGCGCGCGGTGCGTCGGGCGGGCTGGGTGATGGGCGCCGCCTGCGCGGTGTTCGCCCTGTCCGCGGGTGCCTCGCCATGGGTGGCGGCGGGCGTGCTGGTGCTGGGGTCGCTGCTTCAGGTGGTCGCGGAGATGGGTCAGTCCGCGGGCTCCTGGCAGCTCTCCTTCGACCTGGCCCCGGCCGACCGCGTCGGCGAGTACCAGGGCTTGTTCGGCACCGGCGTCACGGTGGCCCGCACCCTCGGACCGCTGGTCCTGACCTGGCTGCTGGTCGAGTGGGGCACGCCGGGCTGGCTGCTGCTGGGCGGGGCGATGGTCGCGGCGTCGTACGCGATGGGTCCGGCGGCCCGGCGGGCCGCAGCCGGCCGGACGACCGGGCCGTCGGTCATGTCGGTCCCGGCGAGCTGA
- the efeB gene encoding iron uptake transporter deferrochelatase/peroxidase subunit, which translates to MPDQSIPQSLPETRTPVDAAEGASSEPPSPERASEGLTRRRLLGTAGATGLALGAVGGAVGYTAAPSQATPLSSIGSGEAMFHVKHQPGITQGLQARGHLVAFDLAAGAGRKEAAALLRRWSETARRLMAGEATATGDTGVAQDAGPSSLTVTFGFGNSFFARTGLEKQRPVALDPLPEFSSDHLDKARSNGDLWVQIGANDALVAFHALRAIQKDAGEAAKVRWQMNGFNRTPGATAHPMTARNLMGQLDGTRNPKPADPDFDQRIFVPAQSTKDPAWMADGSYAVVRRIRMLLDDWEKLPVTAQEQVIGRRKADGAALSGGTETTAMDLEKTDANGDLVVPINAHARITRPDQNGGAAMLRRPFSYHDGIDPDGAPDAGLLFVCWQADPLRGFVTVQRKLDRGDALSKYIRHEASGLFAVPGGAAEGEYVGQRLLEA; encoded by the coding sequence ATGCCCGACCAGTCCATTCCGCAGTCCCTGCCCGAGACCCGTACACCCGTGGACGCAGCAGAAGGCGCCTCCTCGGAGCCCCCCTCCCCCGAGCGGGCCTCCGAGGGGCTGACCCGGCGCAGGCTGCTCGGCACCGCCGGAGCCACCGGGCTCGCGCTCGGTGCGGTCGGCGGCGCCGTCGGCTACACGGCCGCTCCCTCACAGGCGACACCGCTGTCCTCGATCGGCTCCGGCGAAGCGATGTTCCACGTGAAACATCAGCCGGGCATCACCCAGGGCCTCCAGGCCCGCGGCCATCTCGTCGCCTTCGACCTCGCGGCCGGCGCGGGCCGCAAGGAGGCCGCCGCGCTGCTGCGCCGCTGGTCGGAGACGGCCCGGCGGCTGATGGCGGGCGAGGCCACCGCCACCGGCGACACCGGCGTGGCACAGGACGCGGGGCCCTCCTCGCTGACGGTCACCTTCGGTTTCGGCAACAGCTTCTTCGCCCGCACCGGCCTGGAGAAGCAGCGTCCGGTCGCCCTGGACCCGCTCCCCGAGTTCTCCTCCGACCACCTCGACAAGGCGCGCAGCAACGGCGACCTGTGGGTGCAGATCGGCGCGAACGACGCCCTGGTGGCCTTCCACGCCCTGCGCGCCATCCAGAAGGACGCGGGGGAGGCGGCCAAGGTCCGCTGGCAGATGAACGGCTTCAACCGGACGCCGGGCGCCACCGCCCATCCCATGACGGCACGCAATCTGATGGGCCAGCTGGACGGCACCCGCAATCCCAAGCCGGCCGATCCGGACTTCGACCAGCGCATCTTCGTCCCGGCGCAGAGCACGAAGGACCCGGCCTGGATGGCCGACGGCTCCTACGCCGTCGTACGCCGGATCCGCATGCTCCTCGACGACTGGGAGAAGCTGCCGGTCACGGCACAGGAGCAGGTCATCGGGCGCCGCAAGGCCGACGGAGCCGCCCTGTCCGGTGGCACCGAGACGACCGCGATGGACCTGGAGAAGACCGACGCGAACGGGGATCTGGTCGTCCCCATCAACGCACATGCCCGTATCACCCGCCCCGACCAGAACGGCGGAGCGGCCATGCTGCGCCGGCCCTTCTCCTACCACGACGGCATCGACCCGGACGGCGCCCCCGACGCGGGCCTGCTGTTCGTCTGCTGGCAGGCGGACCCGTTGCGCGGCTTCGTCACCGTGCAGCGCAAGCTGGACCGCGGCGACGCCCTGTCGAAGTACATCCGCCACGAGGCGAGCGGCCTGTTCGCGGTCCCGGGCGGGGCGGCGGAGGGCGAGTACGTGGGCCAGCGCCTGCTGGAGGCGTGA
- a CDS encoding copper chaperone PCu(A)C, with amino-acid sequence MRPVRPAGPARLLAVPTAVITGALLLSGCGSDSDGRAELSVQAAYIPQPASDTMAAGFLTVVNKGGTKDELTSVTSAAADSVTLHETVGSSMQEVTSLDVPAHGQLVFKSGGNHLMFEKLKSRPVQGGTVTVELHFAVSDPVAVEMPVKSATYNPKTGH; translated from the coding sequence GTGAGGCCTGTCCGGCCCGCCGGGCCCGCACGGCTGCTCGCCGTACCCACCGCCGTGATCACCGGGGCGCTGCTGCTCTCGGGGTGCGGGTCCGACTCCGACGGGCGGGCCGAACTGTCCGTGCAGGCCGCCTACATCCCGCAGCCCGCCTCCGACACCATGGCCGCCGGTTTCCTGACCGTCGTCAACAAGGGCGGTACGAAGGATGAGCTGACCTCCGTCACGAGCGCCGCGGCGGACAGCGTCACCCTCCACGAGACCGTCGGGTCGTCGATGCAGGAGGTCACGTCCCTGGACGTGCCCGCGCACGGTCAACTCGTGTTCAAGAGCGGCGGAAACCATCTGATGTTCGAGAAGCTGAAGAGCAGGCCGGTGCAGGGCGGGACGGTGACCGTCGAGCTGCACTTCGCCGTGTCCGACCCCGTCGCGGTCGAGATGCCGGTGAAGTCCGCCACGTACAACCCCAAGACCGGCCACTGA
- a CDS encoding SCO family protein: MRKKTFAVAALFAAATLTLSACGSGDSGSSPVAAVSEDGKQQAATVLDQPFTKPDLVLTDTRGKSYDLRKETAGHPTLIYFGYTNCPDVCPLTMNNIAVAKKQLPKAEQDALRVVFVTTDPDRDTPAALGTWLKGIDPQAVGLTGKFATIQAAARTLGISVEAPHKDKNGKIVSTHGTQVVAFSPKTDGGYLLYGEDATVDDYTKDLPKIVKGANP, encoded by the coding sequence ATGCGCAAGAAGACGTTCGCCGTGGCCGCGCTGTTCGCCGCCGCCACTCTCACCCTCTCCGCCTGTGGCAGCGGCGACAGCGGGAGCAGCCCCGTCGCCGCCGTCTCCGAGGACGGCAAGCAGCAGGCCGCGACCGTGCTCGACCAGCCCTTCACCAAGCCCGACCTGGTCCTCACCGACACCCGGGGCAAGAGCTACGACCTCCGCAAGGAGACCGCGGGCCACCCGACGCTGATCTACTTCGGCTACACCAACTGCCCGGACGTCTGCCCGCTGACGATGAACAACATCGCCGTCGCCAAGAAGCAGCTGCCCAAGGCCGAGCAGGACGCGCTGCGCGTCGTGTTCGTCACGACCGACCCCGACCGCGACACCCCGGCCGCCCTCGGCACCTGGCTCAAGGGCATCGACCCGCAGGCCGTCGGTCTGACCGGGAAGTTCGCGACCATCCAGGCCGCCGCCCGCACCCTCGGCATCTCCGTCGAAGCACCGCACAAGGACAAGAACGGCAAGATCGTCTCCACCCACGGCACCCAGGTCGTCGCCTTCTCCCCGAAGACGGACGGGGGCTACCTCCTCTACGGCGAGGACGCCACCGTCGACGACTACACCAAGGACCTCCCCAAGATCGTCAAGGGCGCGAACCCGTGA
- a CDS encoding copper resistance CopC/CopD family protein — MTQTIAPRVRTLVLLFLAVTGALLAGAGPASAHAALTGSDPAQGVVVDKAPTQVSLTFSETVSMNDDSLRVLDPKGARVDTGKPSEVSGTTYAVPLHSGLPDGTYTVTYQVVSADSHPVAGAYTFSIGSPSETSVSVSDQEAGGGVVGRLYDFGRYVSYAGFILMTGGAAFVLACWQRGTGVRALQRSVVSGWVAMTAATLFLLLLRGSYTGSGRLGDVFDLDLLGEVLQTKTGAALVSRLLLLAAAALFIAVLFGAYDKREGEEKRDLAFGLAIGGTVVAAGLAASWAMAEHASTGLQPGIAMPVDVLHLLAVATWLGGLTALLIALYRAPADRPVEAPAARRFSRLAFGSVLVVVATGTYQSWRQLGSWSAFTDTRYGQLLLVKIGLVALLVGVASISRRWTARLADTTTKEAVRDSAPEKERVTASAGTGDTAKQTSGGAEPSSGDPEPGSGNAERAAQLARQQAAVDATRQKRLRDSDTHRFGLRRSVLAEAGIAVVVLAVTTLLTSTEPGRTEQDAAAANRTSSSASSSSEGDTASGALTLDMSFDTGGTDGKGVVSVDLDPALTGANEMHVYVTRPNGRAFDVPEVKVAFTLEAKDIGPLPVVPDHITTGHWSASGVQLPVAGEWEISVTVRTSDIDQVTVSKNAQIG; from the coding sequence TTGACGCAGACCATCGCCCCGCGCGTCCGGACGCTCGTGCTGCTGTTCCTGGCGGTCACCGGCGCGCTCCTGGCCGGCGCCGGGCCCGCATCCGCGCACGCCGCGCTGACCGGCAGCGACCCCGCGCAGGGGGTGGTGGTCGACAAGGCGCCCACACAGGTGTCGCTGACCTTCTCCGAGACCGTTTCGATGAACGACGACTCGCTGCGCGTCCTGGACCCCAAGGGCGCCCGGGTCGACACCGGAAAACCGTCCGAGGTGAGCGGCACCACCTACGCCGTGCCACTGCACTCCGGGCTGCCCGACGGCACCTACACGGTGACCTACCAGGTGGTGTCCGCCGACAGCCACCCCGTCGCCGGCGCCTACACCTTCTCCATCGGCTCCCCCTCCGAGACCAGCGTCTCGGTGTCCGACCAGGAGGCGGGAGGCGGCGTGGTCGGCCGGCTCTACGACTTCGGCCGGTACGTGTCGTACGCCGGGTTCATCCTGATGACCGGCGGGGCCGCCTTCGTGCTCGCCTGCTGGCAGCGCGGCACCGGAGTACGGGCCCTGCAACGGTCCGTCGTCTCGGGCTGGGTCGCGATGACCGCGGCCACCCTGTTCCTGCTTCTCCTGCGCGGCTCCTACACCGGCTCCGGCAGGCTCGGCGATGTCTTCGACCTCGACCTCCTCGGCGAGGTCCTCCAGACCAAGACGGGCGCGGCTCTGGTGTCGCGACTGCTCCTGCTCGCCGCGGCGGCGCTGTTCATCGCCGTGCTCTTCGGCGCGTACGACAAGCGCGAGGGCGAGGAGAAGCGGGACCTCGCCTTCGGACTCGCCATCGGCGGAACCGTCGTCGCCGCCGGGCTCGCGGCCAGCTGGGCCATGGCCGAACACGCCTCGACCGGACTGCAGCCGGGCATCGCGATGCCGGTCGACGTGCTGCACCTGCTGGCGGTCGCCACCTGGCTCGGCGGACTCACCGCGCTGCTCATCGCCCTCTACCGGGCGCCCGCCGACCGGCCCGTCGAGGCCCCCGCCGCGCGCCGCTTCTCCCGGCTGGCCTTCGGCAGCGTCCTCGTCGTGGTCGCCACCGGCACCTACCAGTCCTGGCGCCAGCTCGGCTCCTGGTCCGCCTTCACCGACACCCGCTACGGCCAGCTGCTCCTCGTCAAGATCGGGCTCGTGGCGCTGCTCGTCGGCGTCGCGTCGATCTCGCGGCGGTGGACGGCACGGCTGGCGGACACGACGACCAAGGAAGCGGTACGGGATTCCGCACCCGAGAAGGAGCGCGTCACGGCGTCGGCCGGGACCGGCGACACCGCGAAGCAGACGTCCGGCGGCGCCGAGCCCTCATCCGGCGATCCCGAGCCCGGCTCCGGGAACGCCGAGCGGGCCGCGCAGCTCGCCCGGCAGCAGGCCGCCGTCGACGCCACCCGGCAGAAGCGGCTGCGGGACTCCGACACCCACCGCTTCGGCCTGCGCCGCTCGGTGCTCGCCGAGGCAGGCATCGCCGTGGTGGTGCTCGCCGTCACCACCCTCCTGACGTCGACCGAACCCGGCCGTACGGAGCAGGACGCCGCCGCGGCCAACCGGACCTCGTCCTCCGCCTCCTCGTCCTCCGAGGGGGACACCGCTTCGGGTGCCCTGACCCTGGACATGTCGTTCGACACCGGTGGTACGGACGGCAAGGGAGTGGTCAGCGTCGACCTCGACCCCGCGCTCACCGGCGCCAACGAGATGCACGTCTATGTGACCCGGCCCAACGGCCGCGCCTTCGACGTGCCCGAGGTCAAGGTCGCCTTCACCCTCGAGGCCAAGGACATCGGGCCGCTGCCCGTCGTCCCCGACCACATCACCACCGGCCACTGGTCGGCCTCCGGGGTCCAGCTCCCCGTGGCCGGCGAGTGGGAGATCTCCGTGACCGTACGGACCTCCGACATCGACCAGGTGACCGTCTCCAAGAACGCGCAGATCGGCTGA
- a CDS encoding triphosphoribosyl-dephospho-CoA synthase — translation MTSREDEALAQAAVAALTGELALAPKPGLPDPRDLAARVTRKDHCGLRWSAKALAPGLAAMAAAARRTGEPTPRLRAELGAIGRCTEHSVGLAGGGHRGALWTLGLLVAAAALDTRARGVEVAATAKRIAAHPDRAAPRRPSRGATVSAKYGAAGARGEARAGFPHVRRALDALAAARAAGADEADARLDALLTIMSTLQDTELLHTAGPLGLRHVQAGARGILEAGGTATPAGRAALSDLDTDLHARAWSPRGSAGLLAGALFVDFLPVTALTRAA, via the coding sequence ATGACAAGTCGTGAGGACGAGGCGCTCGCGCAGGCCGCGGTGGCCGCGCTGACCGGGGAACTGGCCCTGGCTCCCAAGCCGGGCCTGCCCGACCCACGCGACCTGGCCGCCCGCGTCACCCGCAAGGACCACTGCGGGTTGCGCTGGTCGGCCAAGGCGCTCGCACCCGGCCTCGCGGCGATGGCCGCGGCCGCCCGCCGCACCGGCGAACCCACGCCCCGGCTCCGCGCGGAGCTGGGCGCGATCGGGAGGTGCACCGAACACTCGGTGGGCCTCGCCGGCGGCGGGCACCGGGGTGCGCTGTGGACGCTCGGCCTGCTGGTCGCGGCCGCCGCCCTGGACACCCGCGCGCGGGGCGTCGAGGTCGCCGCGACCGCCAAGCGGATCGCCGCCCATCCCGACCGGGCCGCCCCACGGCGCCCCTCGCGGGGTGCGACGGTCTCGGCGAAGTACGGCGCCGCCGGTGCCCGCGGCGAGGCACGCGCCGGATTCCCGCACGTACGGCGGGCCCTGGACGCGCTCGCAGCGGCCCGCGCGGCCGGTGCGGACGAGGCCGACGCACGGCTCGACGCCCTGCTCACCATCATGTCCACCCTCCAGGACACCGAACTCCTGCACACCGCGGGCCCCCTGGGACTGCGTCATGTACAGGCCGGCGCCCGCGGGATCCTCGAGGCGGGCGGCACAGCGACCCCGGCAGGCCGGGCGGCCCTGTCCGACCTCGACACCGACCTCCACGCGCGCGCGTGGAGCCCACGCGGCAGCGCGGGCCTCCTGGCGGGCGCGCTCTTCGTGGACTTCCTACCGGTCACCGCACTCACCCGGGCGGCCTGA
- a CDS encoding ATP-binding protein has translation MSIWWSLHLRRDAASVPLARRLLLGTMETAGVDPDVSYDLSVALSEACANAVEHGGGAARGGCSEAYRVTAYLDGEKCRIEVADSGPGFAGGRTTRVDRSVHHDTYAEQGRGLYLIQELADHVHIGNKPGRSGAVVSFDKILKWRKDAPLMAV, from the coding sequence ATGAGCATCTGGTGGTCACTCCATCTGCGGCGCGATGCCGCGAGCGTGCCGCTCGCCCGCCGCCTGCTGCTCGGCACCATGGAGACGGCGGGCGTCGATCCCGACGTCAGTTACGACCTCTCCGTCGCCCTGAGCGAGGCCTGTGCCAACGCCGTCGAGCACGGCGGAGGCGCAGCGCGGGGCGGCTGTTCGGAGGCGTACCGCGTCACCGCCTATCTGGACGGCGAGAAGTGCCGCATCGAAGTCGCGGACTCGGGGCCGGGTTTCGCCGGCGGGCGCACCACCCGCGTCGACCGCTCCGTCCACCACGACACCTACGCCGAGCAGGGCCGCGGTCTCTATCTCATCCAGGAACTCGCCGATCACGTCCACATCGGCAACAAGCCGGGGCGCAGCGGCGCGGTGGTGAGCTTCGACAAGATCCTCAAGTGGCGCAAGGACGCTCCCCTCATGGCGGTCTGA
- a CDS encoding YcnI family copper-binding membrane protein, translated as MKVSRTASRVAAAAAVAGSAVLVLSAPAFAHVSVAAEGTAAKGGYAVVDFKVPNERDNASTTKLEVTFPTDHPLASAMPEPINGWKIEVTKAKLAKPIELHGKQISEAVSRITWTATAKGIEAGYFQKFPVSIGALPEDADELVFKAVQTYSNKEIVRWIEVQEDGAEEPENPAPVLALAAASEDEHSHGTTADDASDDAKAASSTTDAASDSDSSDTTARVLGVVGIVVGAAGVAYGVLAGRRRTTNEA; from the coding sequence ATGAAGGTCTCTCGTACCGCCTCCCGCGTCGCCGCCGCCGCTGCCGTCGCCGGTTCCGCCGTTCTCGTCCTGTCCGCGCCCGCCTTCGCGCACGTCAGCGTCGCCGCCGAGGGCACCGCCGCCAAGGGCGGCTACGCGGTCGTCGACTTCAAGGTTCCCAACGAGCGGGACAACGCCTCGACCACCAAGCTCGAGGTCACCTTCCCGACCGACCACCCGCTGGCCTCCGCGATGCCCGAGCCGATCAACGGCTGGAAGATCGAGGTCACCAAGGCGAAGCTCGCCAAGCCCATCGAGCTGCACGGCAAGCAGATCTCCGAGGCCGTCTCCAGGATCACCTGGACCGCCACCGCCAAGGGCATCGAGGCCGGCTACTTCCAGAAGTTCCCGGTCTCCATCGGCGCGCTCCCCGAGGACGCCGACGAACTCGTCTTCAAGGCGGTCCAGACGTACTCCAACAAGGAGATCGTGCGCTGGATCGAGGTCCAGGAGGACGGCGCAGAGGAGCCGGAGAACCCGGCCCCCGTGCTCGCCCTGGCCGCCGCCTCCGAGGACGAGCACTCCCACGGCACGACCGCCGACGACGCCTCCGACGACGCCAAGGCTGCTTCCTCGACGACCGACGCGGCCTCCGACTCCGACAGCAGTGACACCACCGCCCGGGTCCTCGGCGTGGTCGGCATCGTCGTCGGCGCCGCCGGGGTGGCGTACGGCGTCCTCGCCGGCCGTCGCCGGACCACGAACGAGGCCTGA
- the pheA gene encoding prephenate dehydratase: MPASYAYLGPEGTFTEVALRTLPEAATRQLIPYVSVQSALDAVRTGEAEAAFVPIENSVEGGITTTLDELVAGTPLMIYREVLLSITFALLVRPGTELTDIKTVSAHPAAQPQVRNWLKANLPEAAWESAASNADAARLVQEGRYDAAFAGEFAAARYGLTALETEIHDAENAQTRFVLVGRPARPAAPTGADKTSVVLWQRDDHPGGLRDLLGEFATRGVNLMLLQSRPTGAGIGNYCFCIDAEGHISDRRMAEALMGLKRICREVRFLGSYPRAEVSAADVAAPLPGTSDLEFVAASDWVARCQDGRF; the protein is encoded by the coding sequence ATGCCAGCGAGCTATGCGTATCTCGGCCCCGAGGGCACCTTCACGGAGGTCGCCCTGCGCACGCTTCCGGAGGCGGCCACCCGGCAGCTGATCCCGTACGTGTCGGTGCAGTCCGCGCTGGACGCGGTGCGTACCGGCGAGGCCGAGGCCGCGTTCGTGCCCATCGAGAACTCCGTCGAGGGCGGGATCACCACGACCCTGGACGAGCTGGTCGCGGGCACACCGCTGATGATCTACCGCGAAGTGCTGCTGTCGATCACCTTCGCGCTGCTGGTCCGGCCCGGCACCGAGCTCACGGACATCAAGACGGTCTCCGCGCATCCGGCCGCGCAGCCGCAGGTGCGCAACTGGCTGAAGGCGAACCTGCCCGAGGCGGCATGGGAGTCGGCCGCCTCGAACGCGGACGCGGCCCGGCTGGTCCAGGAGGGCCGCTACGACGCCGCCTTCGCGGGCGAGTTCGCGGCCGCCCGGTACGGGCTGACCGCCCTGGAGACCGAGATCCACGACGCCGAGAACGCCCAGACCCGGTTCGTGCTGGTGGGCAGGCCCGCTCGGCCCGCGGCACCGACCGGCGCGGACAAGACGTCCGTCGTCCTGTGGCAGCGCGACGACCACCCCGGCGGCCTGCGCGACCTGCTGGGCGAGTTCGCCACCCGGGGCGTCAACCTCATGCTGCTCCAGTCCCGCCCGACCGGCGCCGGTATCGGCAACTACTGCTTCTGCATCGACGCCGAGGGACACATCTCCGACCGCCGGATGGCCGAAGCCCTCATGGGGCTCAAGCGAATCTGCCGTGAGGTGCGCTTCCTGGGTTCGTACCCGCGTGCGGAAGTCAGCGCGGCGGACGTGGCGGCTCCACTGCCAGGAACCTCGGACCTGGAGTTCGTCGCGGCGTCGGACTGGGTGGCGCGCTGCCAGGACGGCCGGTTCTAG